Proteins co-encoded in one Halococcoides cellulosivorans genomic window:
- a CDS encoding ribosome assembly factor SBDS, with product MISLDEAVTARLESHGERFEVLVDPDAALAISRGEFDGELEEVIAAEDVFEDAAAGDRPPENALEEVFGTTDPMEIIPQVVQDGEIQITADQRREMQERKHKDLVNRITRNAVNPQMDDAPHPPDRIESALEETDFRIDPMEPVEPQVDEALDALRPVIPIRFDTVTVAVQLPADYAGSGQAKVREFGDLDREEWQSDGSWVGVLTFPAGLQNDLFDLVNEVSSGEAETRIIKDEDEIETR from the coding sequence ATGATTTCCCTTGACGAGGCCGTGACGGCACGCCTAGAATCCCACGGCGAACGGTTCGAGGTGCTGGTCGACCCGGACGCCGCCCTCGCGATCAGTCGGGGCGAGTTCGATGGCGAGTTAGAAGAGGTCATCGCCGCCGAGGACGTCTTCGAGGACGCCGCTGCGGGCGACCGACCGCCGGAGAACGCCCTCGAAGAGGTGTTCGGGACGACCGATCCCATGGAGATCATCCCGCAGGTGGTCCAGGACGGCGAGATTCAGATCACCGCCGACCAGCGCCGCGAGATGCAAGAGCGCAAACACAAAGACCTCGTCAACCGGATCACCCGCAACGCGGTCAACCCCCAGATGGACGACGCGCCCCACCCGCCGGACCGCATCGAGTCCGCCCTAGAGGAGACCGACTTCCGGATCGACCCGATGGAACCGGTCGAACCCCAGGTCGACGAGGCGCTCGACGCGCTCCGCCCGGTGATCCCCATCCGGTTCGACACGGTCACCGTCGCGGTCCAGTTGCCCGCCGACTACGCCGGATCGGGACAGGCGAAAGTCCGGGAGTTCGGAGACCTCGACCGCGAAGAGTGGCAGTCCGACGGCTCCTGGGTCGGCGTGTTGACGTTCCCGGCGGGCCTGCAGAACGATCTGTTCGATCTGGTCAACGAGGTCTCCAGCGGCGAGGCCGAGACCCGCATTATCAAAGACGAAGACGAGATCGAAACGCGATAG
- a CDS encoding FUN14 domain-containing protein — MSLDIGGMLPQLGLEVGGGALIGGIIGYAAKKVAKIIAVIVGLELALFKFLETRGILDVNWEAITGAAGNATQTAGETSAEVNSYAMSLLSTLPVGAGFTGGFLIGFRKG; from the coding sequence ATGAGCCTGGATATCGGTGGCATGCTGCCACAGCTCGGCCTCGAAGTCGGGGGCGGTGCACTCATCGGGGGCATCATCGGCTACGCCGCGAAGAAGGTCGCGAAGATCATCGCGGTGATCGTCGGCCTCGAACTCGCGCTGTTCAAATTCCTGGAAACACGGGGGATCCTCGACGTGAACTGGGAGGCGATCACCGGCGCGGCTGGCAACGCCACCCAGACCGCCGGCGAGACCTCCGCGGAAGTCAACTCCTACGCGATGAGTCTGCTCTCGACACTGCCCGTCGGCGCGGGCTTCACCGGCGGTTTCCTGATCGGCTTCCGGAAAGGGTAG
- a CDS encoding DNA-binding protein, producing the protein MSGEPSDEEIEQLRQKKMEQMREQAQGQDGGNEQQEAARQQADAQRKAMLRKHLTDGARKRLNAVEMTKPQQAKKAEQQVLALAQSGRVQGKIDEDDMRKILQELSPDSKDFNIERR; encoded by the coding sequence ATGAGTGGAGAGCCATCCGACGAAGAGATCGAACAGCTTCGTCAGAAGAAAATGGAGCAGATGCGCGAACAGGCCCAGGGCCAGGACGGCGGGAACGAACAGCAGGAGGCCGCGCGCCAGCAGGCCGACGCCCAGCGCAAGGCCATGCTGCGCAAGCACCTGACAGACGGCGCGCGCAAGCGCCTCAACGCCGTCGAGATGACCAAACCCCAGCAAGCCAAAAAGGCCGAACAGCAGGTGCTCGCGCTCGCACAGTCCGGCCGGGTCCAGGGCAAGATCGACGAAGACGACATGCGCAAGATCCTCCAGGAACTCAGCCCCGACTCGAAGGATTTCAACATCGAGCGGCGATAG
- a CDS encoding glutamate-5-semialdehyde dehydrogenase → MTADTEAKVEAAERAALELATVAESDRNAALDAIAGAIDESREEILAANADDVAAAEDLLEAGEYTQALVDRLDVDDAKLDSIVAMVESVAARDDPLGETLDARHLDDDLDLYKVAVPIGVIGTVFESRPDALVQIAALALKSGNAVILKGGSEASESNRELFEIIREAAQSVDAIPEGWVQLIEARAAVDTVLEMDESIDLLMPRGSSAFVSYVQDNTQIPVLGHTEGVCHVFVDREADLDEAVEVAYDAKVQYPAVCNAVETLLVHEAVAEAFLPRVAERYAEAGVELRGDERTRAVLADADVEVSEATEADWTTEYGDLILSIRIVESLRAAIDHVNSNGSKHTESILTEDDARARQFMTRIDASSVFHNASTRFADGYRYGLGAEVGISTGKIHARGPVGLEGLTTYKYYLEGDGHLVATYAGEDAVPFTHEPFDGTF, encoded by the coding sequence ATGACTGCCGACACCGAAGCCAAGGTCGAGGCCGCCGAACGGGCCGCTCTCGAACTCGCGACCGTGGCAGAATCCGATCGTAACGCCGCGCTCGACGCGATCGCAGGCGCGATCGACGAGTCGCGCGAGGAGATCCTCGCGGCCAACGCCGACGACGTCGCGGCCGCCGAGGACCTGCTCGAAGCCGGTGAGTACACCCAGGCGCTGGTCGACCGACTCGACGTCGACGACGCGAAACTCGACTCCATCGTCGCGATGGTCGAGAGCGTCGCCGCCCGCGATGATCCCCTGGGCGAGACGCTCGACGCGCGCCACCTCGACGACGACCTGGACCTGTACAAGGTCGCCGTCCCCATCGGCGTGATCGGAACGGTCTTCGAATCCCGCCCCGACGCGCTCGTCCAGATCGCCGCGCTCGCGCTCAAGTCGGGCAACGCGGTGATCCTCAAGGGCGGATCGGAGGCCAGCGAGTCGAATCGCGAACTCTTCGAGATCATCCGCGAGGCCGCCCAGTCGGTCGATGCGATCCCCGAGGGCTGGGTCCAACTCATCGAAGCGCGCGCGGCCGTCGACACCGTCCTGGAGATGGACGAATCGATCGATCTGTTGATGCCCCGTGGCTCCTCGGCGTTCGTCAGCTACGTCCAGGACAACACCCAGATCCCCGTGCTGGGCCACACCGAGGGGGTCTGTCACGTGTTCGTCGACCGCGAGGCCGACCTGGACGAGGCCGTGGAGGTGGCTTACGACGCGAAAGTCCAGTATCCCGCGGTCTGTAACGCCGTCGAGACACTCCTGGTCCACGAGGCGGTCGCCGAGGCGTTCTTACCCCGCGTCGCCGAGCGGTACGCCGAGGCGGGCGTCGAGTTGCGCGGCGACGAGCGCACCCGTGCGGTGCTTGCCGACGCGGACGTCGAGGTCAGCGAGGCGACCGAGGCGGACTGGACGACCGAGTACGGCGATCTGATCCTCTCGATTCGCATCGTCGAGTCGCTTCGGGCGGCGATCGATCACGTCAATTCGAACGGCTCGAAACACACCGAGTCGATCCTGACCGAAGACGACGCGCGCGCCCGCCAGTTCATGACCCGTATCGACGCATCGAGCGTGTTCCACAACGCCTCGACGCGGTTTGCGGACGGCTATCGCTATGGACTCGGTGCGGAGGTCGGCATCTCGACGGGCAAGATCCACGCCCGCGGGCCCGTCGGCCTGGAGGGCCTGACGACCTACAAGTACTATCTGGAGGGTGACGGCCACCTGGTCGCGACGTACGCCGGCGAGGACGCCGTGCCCTTCACGCACGAGCCCTTCGACGGCACCTTCTGA
- a CDS encoding VOC family protein yields MDGTVDHVMLRVEDLDAALEFYTDHFGYEERSRWEAETFTNVHLGPPEAHPDSATVELTYNHDGRSYTFGDSWGHVALRVADVHEAYDDLMAQGVEDYRDPGSCGGEYAFVRDPDGHEIELVERDHGARYSVDHVMVRVEDAARSIGWYVRALEYDLVRRSEHSDFALYFLKPGDSAPEATSLELTYNYDGRSYGMGDAWGHVAVRTPEGTLTDTWETLLERDAEDYRDPESCGYDYAFTKDPDGHEIELVER; encoded by the coding sequence ATGGATGGCACCGTCGATCACGTCATGCTGCGCGTCGAAGACCTCGACGCCGCACTGGAGTTCTATACCGACCACTTCGGCTACGAGGAACGGTCCCGCTGGGAGGCCGAGACGTTCACGAACGTCCACCTCGGCCCGCCAGAGGCCCACCCCGACAGCGCGACCGTCGAACTGACCTACAACCACGACGGCCGGTCGTACACGTTCGGGGATTCGTGGGGGCACGTTGCGCTGCGCGTCGCGGACGTCCACGAGGCCTACGACGACCTGATGGCCCAGGGCGTCGAAGACTACCGCGACCCCGGCTCGTGTGGCGGCGAGTACGCGTTCGTGCGCGACCCCGACGGCCACGAGATCGAACTCGTCGAGCGCGACCACGGCGCGCGCTACAGCGTCGACCACGTAATGGTCCGCGTCGAGGACGCCGCCCGGTCGATCGGGTGGTACGTCCGGGCGCTGGAGTACGACCTGGTGCGACGCTCCGAGCACAGCGATTTCGCGCTGTACTTCCTCAAACCCGGTGATTCGGCCCCCGAAGCCACCAGCCTGGAACTGACCTACAATTACGACGGGCGCAGCTACGGGATGGGTGACGCCTGGGGCCACGTCGCGGTCCGCACGCCCGAGGGCACGCTCACGGATACCTGGGAGACCCTGCTCGAACGCGACGCCGAGGACTATCGCGACCCCGAGTCCTGTGGGTACGACTACGCGTTCACCAAAGATCCGGACGGCCACGAGATCGAACTCGTCGAACGGTAG
- a CDS encoding Ig-like domain-containing protein, producing the protein MSEWNLPHGDRVRPAVAAAVLLTVLAVVGGGLAASGASTAVTASNETATVAPNQSVVVDLNRTAFGSNATITVEDPSNGSASVVAAGIEYTADPNATGTGRFAYTVETPTENDTGWITVDIDSPPSAADVSVETRENDSVEGTFDVTDPDDETLNVSAATATNGTLTVENRSFRYTPDPRFAGNETVEYEVSDGTSTDTATLTITVEKNQPPIANDTAITVTEGDTWSGSFDVHDPNGDDLHVELLSEPTDGAISVDGTNFTYTPQTEEVTTDGFGYRVSDGQDGATASVSVTIELMNDPPTAANVSVETRENTSVEGTFDVSDPDDETLNVTAASAANGTLTVDNRSFTYTPDPGFAGTETIEYTVSDGNSTATATLTITVVPNRPPIANDTAITVTEGDSWTGSFDVHDPDGDAMSVDIVEQPSHGTVSVDGTNFTYTPETEQAQADAFVYEVTDGEDSATARVNVTIGLVNDPPTAANVSVDTRENESVSGTFDVHDPDDETLNVTAASAANGTLSVDNRSFTYTPDPGFVGTETIAYEVSDGNRSATATLTVTVVANDPPVATGGVHLTTASETLRVPVNASDANGHSLSYAIETDASNGSARIENATLVYDANRTFEGVDRVTVAVSDGVETTHATIEIAVDRPDAGQYATHRTVSVLHGRETWANLLDRWHPNGSVEEITSPDLGEIVDSNIEHHVGYQAPTNTTGTWSYVFRLDTPAGTEIGVVHFAVVRDRTPPEVRGLEALAPGPNSSEVYLETDEPLDTATATFTNESGAVVDRISLDEHRIDFPQDMFAYRANTTLAPGEYDLRVEATDFEGETVEARTTATVTSGGPTIENEEIGVEHGDGDLTGFVNVTGTNVSSVAVWLTGLDTDPIELTRNETDRNRYDVDAEALLPDSALEYQHPMLVIEAHDETGRTVEGSGLWFTVDERPPELSLSATATDGGIDVQVDHSEPLTQMTVRVSGPETRSTQVFEYDEGMTATAHFETLPNGTYSVEVVDARDKYANARSAGPTTVQVGSVPDGAGDDTSDSTGSTGLGLGDRVDIATPTATPGGGAVRTPVDREQTTTTPTATAADTEQATATTTADAVVVQRKPGPTDQGGPGFGVVAALLAVCAAAGLLARR; encoded by the coding sequence ATGAGTGAGTGGAATCTCCCACACGGCGATCGCGTTCGGCCAGCGGTGGCCGCCGCGGTCTTGTTGACCGTGCTCGCGGTCGTCGGCGGCGGTCTCGCCGCCTCGGGTGCGAGCACCGCAGTCACCGCATCGAACGAGACCGCGACGGTCGCCCCGAACCAGAGCGTCGTCGTCGACCTGAACCGAACGGCGTTCGGATCGAACGCCACGATCACGGTCGAGGATCCCTCGAACGGGTCGGCCAGTGTCGTCGCGGCGGGCATCGAGTACACCGCCGACCCGAACGCGACGGGGACCGGCCGGTTCGCCTACACCGTCGAGACGCCCACCGAAAATGACACCGGGTGGATCACGGTGGACATCGACAGCCCACCGAGCGCGGCGGACGTCTCGGTCGAGACCCGCGAGAACGACTCCGTCGAAGGAACGTTCGACGTGACCGACCCCGACGACGAGACTCTCAACGTGAGTGCCGCAACGGCCACGAACGGGACGCTCACCGTCGAGAATCGATCCTTTCGGTACACACCCGATCCCAGGTTCGCGGGGAACGAGACGGTCGAGTACGAAGTCTCCGACGGGACGTCGACCGACACCGCGACGCTGACGATCACCGTCGAAAAGAACCAGCCACCGATCGCCAACGACACCGCGATCACCGTCACCGAAGGTGACACCTGGAGTGGGTCGTTCGACGTGCACGACCCCAACGGCGACGATCTACACGTCGAACTCCTCAGCGAGCCGACCGACGGTGCGATCTCCGTCGACGGCACGAACTTCACGTACACGCCTCAGACCGAGGAGGTCACGACCGACGGGTTCGGCTACCGCGTGTCCGACGGCCAGGACGGCGCGACCGCGTCGGTGAGCGTCACGATCGAACTCATGAACGACCCGCCGACCGCGGCGAACGTCTCGGTCGAGACCCGCGAGAACACCTCCGTCGAAGGAACGTTCGACGTGAGCGACCCCGACGACGAGACCCTGAATGTGACCGCCGCGTCAGCCGCGAACGGGACGCTCACCGTCGACAATCGGTCGTTCACCTACACTCCCGATCCCGGGTTCGCGGGGACCGAGACGATCGAATACACGGTCTCCGACGGGAATTCGACGGCCACCGCGACGCTGACGATCACCGTCGTACCGAACCGACCGCCGATCGCCAACGACACCGCGATCACCGTCACCGAAGGTGACTCGTGGACCGGATCGTTCGACGTGCACGACCCCGACGGCGACGCGATGAGCGTCGATATCGTCGAGCAGCCGAGTCACGGGACTGTCTCCGTCGACGGCACGAACTTCACCTACACACCCGAGACCGAACAGGCCCAGGCCGACGCGTTCGTCTACGAGGTGACCGACGGCGAAGACAGCGCGACCGCGCGGGTGAACGTCACGATCGGGTTGGTGAACGACCCGCCGACCGCGGCGAACGTTTCGGTCGATACCCGCGAGAACGAGTCCGTCTCGGGCACCTTCGACGTGCACGACCCCGACGACGAGACCCTGAATGTGACCGCCGCGTCAGCCGCGAACGGAACGCTCTCCGTCGACAATCGATCCTTCACCTACACGCCCGATCCCGGATTCGTCGGGACCGAAACGATCGCCTACGAGGTCTCCGACGGGAATCGGTCCGCCACCGCGACGCTGACGGTCACCGTGGTGGCGAACGACCCGCCGGTCGCCACGGGTGGCGTGCACCTGACGACCGCCAGCGAGACGCTTCGCGTGCCCGTGAACGCGAGCGACGCGAACGGCCACTCCCTGTCATATGCGATCGAGACGGACGCGTCGAACGGGTCGGCCCGAATCGAGAACGCGACGCTCGTCTACGACGCCAACCGGACCTTCGAGGGTGTCGATCGAGTGACCGTCGCCGTCAGCGACGGCGTCGAGACCACGCACGCGACGATCGAGATCGCCGTCGATCGCCCCGACGCGGGCCAGTACGCGACCCATCGGACGGTCTCGGTGCTTCACGGCCGGGAGACGTGGGCCAATCTGCTCGATCGGTGGCACCCGAATGGATCCGTCGAGGAAATCACGTCGCCAGATCTCGGCGAGATCGTCGATTCGAACATCGAACACCACGTCGGCTACCAGGCACCGACGAATACGACCGGAACGTGGTCGTACGTGTTCCGCCTCGACACGCCCGCCGGCACCGAGATCGGGGTCGTCCACTTCGCGGTCGTCCGCGACAGGACGCCGCCCGAGGTCCGGGGCCTCGAAGCGCTGGCTCCCGGCCCGAACAGCAGCGAGGTGTATCTCGAAACCGACGAACCCCTCGATACCGCGACGGCCACGTTCACGAACGAGTCGGGCGCGGTCGTCGACCGGATCTCCCTCGACGAACACCGGATCGATTTCCCCCAGGACATGTTCGCGTATCGAGCCAACACGACGCTCGCGCCCGGGGAGTACGACCTGCGCGTCGAGGCTACCGACTTCGAGGGTGAGACCGTCGAGGCCAGGACGACCGCCACCGTCACGAGCGGCGGGCCGACGATCGAGAACGAGGAGATCGGAGTCGAACACGGCGATGGCGATCTCACCGGGTTCGTGAACGTGACCGGCACGAACGTCTCCAGCGTGGCGGTCTGGCTGACCGGCCTCGACACCGACCCGATCGAACTCACGCGCAACGAGACGGACCGAAACCGATACGATGTCGACGCGGAAGCCCTCCTGCCCGACTCGGCCCTGGAGTACCAGCACCCCATGCTGGTGATCGAAGCCCACGACGAGACTGGGCGGACCGTCGAAGGTAGCGGGCTCTGGTTCACCGTCGACGAGCGACCGCCCGAACTGTCGCTCTCGGCGACGGCCACCGACGGCGGCATCGACGTCCAGGTCGACCACTCCGAACCGCTCACCCAGATGACCGTGCGCGTCTCGGGGCCCGAGACACGCTCCACCCAGGTCTTCGAGTACGACGAGGGCATGACGGCGACGGCCCACTTCGAGACGCTCCCGAACGGGACGTATAGCGTCGAAGTGGTCGACGCCAGGGACAAATACGCAAACGCCCGGTCGGCGGGCCCCACGACCGTCCAGGTCGGGAGCGTCCCGGACGGCGCTGGCGACGACACGAGCGACTCCACGGGATCGACCGGCCTGGGCCTCGGTGACCGGGTCGACATCGCGACGCCGACCGCAACGCCCGGTGGCGGGGCCGTCCGCACGCCCGTCGATCGAGAGCAAACGACCACGACGCCGACGGCCACCGCGGCGGACACAGAGCAGGCCACGGCGACGACGACCGCCGACGCGGTGGTCGTCCAGCGCAAGCCTGGCCCGACCGACCAGGGTGGCCCCGGATTCGGTGTCGTCGCCGCGCTGCTCGCCGTCTGCGCGGCGGCCGGTCTCCTGGCCCGCCGATAA
- a CDS encoding Ig-like domain-containing protein, giving the protein MSPPTGRPSTTRRVAVVLVVLAVTATMAPIGVASANDPDQNDPPVTEPLDIRVEPGETVERALPVTDPDGELQTVYWVEKPSEGSLEIIQSNVSFRYTAPEDYEGYVTFEYAAQGDRGQIVHGTVTIHVTPNDPPQAINQSLAGLEDHPITGSFPAYDGNGDALNYTIETRPEEGTLGVDGHSFTYEPPVDWVGTAGFEYTVSDGSATDRGRIAITIRPVNDPPVATDQSISIDEDTNATVALNVTDPDDATHNYSITDAPALGRATIDNGTLTYVPDENAVGTDRVVYAVSDGQETTTAAVDVEITPVNDPPVARNVSTTVDEDASVTVSDLASDPDDTDLNYGVVNGPRVGSAGFSDGSLTYHAPDEFEGRVTVDYVVFDGEFAAQGRVTIDVQAVDDPPSVEDLALDTDEDTVVRAPIEVSDPDDTTFEYAIARQPQLGSATVTSGTLVYEPAPNVSGEDRLSVHVSDGTTVVVSSVTVSIAPVNDPPVAQNLSLDTDEDEAVSGTLSISDPDNSTFSIDVDEPANGSLTRSNRTITYTPDSNWAGTERVAYTASDGNATDQGWITVDVAPVNDPPVAENLSLGTDEDEAVSGTLSISDPDNSTFSIDVDEPANGSVDRSNRTITYTPDPNWAGTERVAYTASDGNATDQGWITVDVAPVNDPPVAENLSLGTDEDEAVSGTLSISDPDNSTFSIDVDEPANGSLTRSNRTITYTPDSNWAGTERVAYTASDGNATDQGWITVDVAPVNDPPVAENLSLGTDEDEAVSGTLSISDPDNSTFSIDVDEPANGSVERSNHTITYTPDPNWSGTERVAYTASDGNATDRGWITIEVSPVNDPPVAENLTLSALTGETVEHALPVSDVDDRTLDITVQNATNASVENRTLVYEATTAGVDRFTYVVDDGAATARGTVTVTVTASNRPPTATNQSIDTVGTDRVRVALNASDPDGDALNYTIDAVSNGSAAVSNDTLLFDPVAVDRTAIVTYTVSDGTYSASAVVRIAVHENQPPTADNATLSVTEGGTASTDLDARDPDGGDLAFAVGTGPANGSAELNATTGVLTYTPDPGFVGRDTVVVRVSDGHVNTTARVSITVAAASTPGESGGGSGGFGLPSRDIDIETTTPTPAGGAVRTPVERTTTPTATQTTTQTTSRETAATPAVRQRPVDGSGPGFGAIAALLAICAVGGVLARQ; this is encoded by the coding sequence ATGAGTCCCCCGACCGGTCGCCCCTCCACGACGAGACGTGTCGCAGTCGTCCTGGTCGTCCTCGCAGTCACGGCGACGATGGCCCCGATCGGGGTCGCGAGTGCCAACGACCCCGATCAAAACGACCCGCCAGTCACCGAACCGCTCGACATTCGCGTCGAACCCGGTGAAACCGTCGAACGGGCGCTTCCCGTGACCGATCCCGACGGCGAACTCCAGACCGTCTACTGGGTCGAAAAGCCATCCGAGGGGAGCCTTGAGATCATCCAGTCGAACGTCTCCTTTCGATACACCGCGCCCGAAGACTACGAGGGATACGTGACATTCGAGTACGCTGCCCAGGGCGACCGCGGACAGATCGTCCACGGAACCGTCACGATTCACGTCACCCCGAACGATCCACCGCAGGCGATCAACCAGAGCCTCGCGGGCCTCGAAGACCACCCGATCACTGGATCGTTCCCGGCGTACGATGGGAACGGTGACGCGCTGAACTACACCATCGAGACCCGCCCCGAAGAGGGGACACTCGGTGTCGACGGACACTCCTTTACCTACGAGCCACCGGTCGATTGGGTCGGAACGGCCGGCTTCGAGTACACCGTCTCCGACGGGAGCGCCACCGACCGGGGCCGCATCGCGATCACGATCCGCCCGGTGAACGACCCACCCGTCGCGACCGATCAGTCGATCTCGATCGACGAAGACACGAACGCGACGGTCGCGTTGAACGTGACCGACCCCGACGACGCGACCCACAACTACTCGATCACGGACGCGCCAGCGCTCGGCCGGGCGACCATCGACAACGGCACGCTCACCTACGTGCCCGACGAGAACGCCGTCGGGACAGACCGGGTCGTCTACGCCGTCAGCGACGGCCAGGAGACCACGACCGCCGCCGTCGACGTCGAAATCACGCCCGTCAACGACCCACCAGTCGCGCGGAACGTGAGCACGACCGTCGACGAAGACGCGTCGGTGACGGTCTCGGACCTGGCCAGCGATCCCGACGACACCGACCTCAACTACGGCGTCGTGAACGGGCCGCGCGTCGGGTCGGCCGGGTTCTCGGACGGATCGTTGACCTACCACGCCCCCGACGAGTTCGAGGGTCGCGTGACGGTGGACTACGTCGTCTTCGACGGTGAGTTCGCCGCCCAGGGTCGCGTGACGATCGACGTGCAGGCCGTCGACGACCCCCCGAGCGTCGAGGATCTGGCGCTCGACACCGACGAAGACACCGTCGTTCGCGCCCCGATCGAGGTGAGCGACCCCGACGACACGACCTTCGAGTACGCGATCGCTCGCCAGCCACAGCTCGGGTCGGCCACCGTCACGAGCGGCACCCTCGTCTACGAGCCAGCCCCGAACGTTTCGGGCGAAGACAGATTGTCGGTCCACGTCTCGGACGGGACCACGGTCGTCGTGTCGTCGGTCACCGTCTCTATCGCCCCCGTGAACGACCCACCCGTCGCGCAGAACCTCTCGCTCGACACCGACGAAGACGAGGCCGTCTCGGGAACGCTCTCGATCAGCGATCCCGATAATTCGACGTTCTCGATCGATGTCGACGAGCCCGCGAACGGGTCGCTCACTCGCTCGAACCGCACCATCACGTACACGCCCGACTCGAACTGGGCCGGGACCGAGCGGGTCGCGTACACCGCCTCCGACGGCAACGCGACCGACCAGGGCTGGATTACCGTCGACGTCGCCCCGGTGAACGATCCGCCGGTCGCAGAGAACCTCTCGCTCGGCACCGACGAAGACGAGGCCGTCTCGGGAACGCTCTCGATCAGCGATCCCGACAATTCGACGTTCTCGATCGATGTCGACGAGCCCGCGAACGGGTCGGTCGATCGCTCGAACCGGACGATCACCTACACACCCGACCCCAATTGGGCCGGGACCGAACGGGTCGCGTACACCGCCTCCGACGGCAACGCGACCGACCAGGGCTGGATCACCGTCGACGTCGCCCCGGTGAACGATCCGCCGGTCGCAGAGAACCTCTCGCTCGGCACCGACGAAGACGAGGCCGTCTCGGGAACGCTCTCGATCAGCGATCCCGATAATTCGACGTTCTCGATCGATGTCGACGAGCCCGCGAACGGGTCGCTCACTCGCTCGAACCGCACCATCACGTACACGCCCGACTCGAACTGGGCCGGGACCGAGCGGGTCGCGTACACCGCCTCCGACGGCAACGCGACCGACCAGGGCTGGATTACCGTCGACGTCGCCCCGGTGAACGATCCGCCGGTCGCAGAGAACCTCTCGCTCGGCACCGACGAAGACGAGGCCGTCTCGGGAACGCTCTCGATCAGCGATCCCGACAATTCGACGTTCTCGATCGATGTCGACGAGCCCGCGAACGGGTCGGTCGAGAGATCGAACCACACCATCACGTACACGCCCGACCCCAACTGGTCCGGGACCGAGCGGGTCGCGTACACCGCCTCCGACGGCAACGCGACCGATCGGGGTTGGATCACTATCGAGGTTTCCCCGGTGAACGATCCGCCCGTCGCGGAGAATCTGACGCTCTCGGCGCTCACGGGAGAGACAGTCGAACACGCACTCCCGGTGAGCGATGTCGACGACCGGACGCTCGATATCACGGTCCAGAACGCGACGAACGCATCGGTCGAGAACCGGACGCTCGTCTACGAGGCCACGACGGCCGGCGTCGATCGCTTCACGTACGTCGTCGACGACGGGGCGGCGACGGCGCGCGGAACGGTGACGGTCACCGTCACGGCCTCGAATCGCCCGCCGACGGCCACCAACCAGTCGATCGACACCGTGGGAACCGATCGCGTGCGAGTCGCGCTGAACGCGAGTGACCCCGACGGGGACGCGTTGAACTACACCATCGACGCGGTCTCGAACGGGTCGGCGGCCGTCTCGAACGACACGCTGCTGTTCGACCCCGTGGCAGTCGATCGAACGGCGATCGTGACCTACACCGTCTCGGACGGCACCTATTCGGCCAGCGCGGTCGTTCGGATCGCCGTCCACGAGAACCAGCCACCGACCGCCGACAACGCCACGCTGTCGGTCACCGAGGGCGGGACGGCGAGCACGGACCTCGACGCACGAGATCCCGACGGTGGCGACCTGGCGTTCGCCGTCGGGACCGGGCCGGCGAACGGGTCGGCCGAACTGAACGCCACGACCGGCGTGCTCACCTACACGCCAGACCCTGGCTTCGTGGGACGCGATACCGTCGTCGTCAGGGTCTCCGACGGTCACGTGAACACCACCGCACGGGTGTCGATCACCGTCGCGGCGGCCTCGACACCGGGCGAGAGCGGCGGCGGGAGCGGTGGCTTCGGACTCCCCAGCCGCGATATCGACATCGAGACCACGACCCCGACCCCCGCGGGCGGGGCCGTTCGGACGCCCGTCGAGCGAACCACGACACCGACGGCCACGCAGACGACGACCCAGACGACCAGCCGTGAGACGGCCGCGACGCCGGCCGTCCGACAGCGACCCGTCGATGGGAGTGGCCCCGGATTCGGTGCGATCGCGGCACTGCTCGCGATCTGTGCGGTGGGCGGGGTACTCGCTCGTCAGTAG